One genomic window of Mastomys coucha isolate ucsf_1 unplaced genomic scaffold, UCSF_Mcou_1 pScaffold8, whole genome shotgun sequence includes the following:
- the LOC116083877 gene encoding zinc finger protein 58-like, whose amino-acid sequence MLSFKDVAIDFSPEERECLEPAQWNLYRDVMLENYSNLDFLGLAVAKPYLVTFLEQSQGSSGVKSQAAATIPPGTTDNEFNNHKEAIDHNS is encoded by the exons ATGCTGTCCTTTAAGGATGTGGCCATTGATTTTTCTCCAGAAGAGAGGGAATGCCTGGAGCCTGCTCAGTGGAATCTGTACAgggatgtgatgctggagaattACAGtaacctggatttcctgg GTCTTGCTGTTGCTAAACCGTACTTGGTAACGTTTCTGGAGCAAAGCCAAGGGTCTTCAGGTGTGAAAAGCCAAGCAGCAGCCACCATCCCTCCAG GAACAACAGACAATGAATTTAACAATCACAAGGAGGCCATTGATCACAACTCT